Within the Plasmodium relictum strain SGS1 genome assembly, chromosome: 12 genome, the region atatattaaaaataaaaaatttataattaatatatgcatatttaatatactttatataattttttttttttttaattgatctCCTTTTATATTAGTAAatgctatttttttaaaaacttttaattatatatatacatatatatatttttattaaaattaaactattaacttttaaaataaaatatacattgttTTAAAAGAGAAAACTAACCattgaaaaaattttgttacaTAAACTATTCATGTTTTTCAagtaaaaaggaaaaaaaaattttgaagtGTAAATTTTtcagaaatttttttttattcaaatttttataattaataaaaaaatattagaaaattttaaagttcagagtatattttaaattttataaagttatactttaaaataaaatttttaacaataatttaaaataaatacttaaaaatatatatatatattcatttttattgtataaatctatacattttaatttcagagttttattattaaatttatgttCACAAAGAATACGCTTtgttttaacttttttttgttattttttttttttaaattatcattaaattctttatagattaaaaaataaaaaagtaattgtaatttaattttatgttttacttaaaaaaaaggaaaaatggaaaatatGCCAATtcttgttaaaaaaaatgatatgaaTAAGTTAAATTCCTATAAAgaagaaagaaaatataatgaaaatatgcAAATTAATGATACTAATCACACAAACGATTTATTTTACcctttttatcaaaaatttaatgaaatttttgAATTCATAAAAGATactaaagaaaataaaaatgatttagaAGATGAAATtgatgaaaatttaataaaaacgttatataatttatgtctagattttttaaattatattaaaaatataaatgattttgGAAATTTGAATTTAAACGAAAGTGATCAAGAATTAATAATTGAATCATATGAAAAATTTGTTCGTCAATGTAAGGAATATAGTGATAAGCCTAGAGTAAAACAattagaaaatgaaatttctAATTTGTtagatttattatttaataatacatcaggtaataaaaattatttaagaaacaaaaaagtaaaataattttataaagagaaaaagaaaatcataatttataatcttaaaaaaaatttatatttttaatagaagCTGTAAATACTTTATTTTCCGCTGATTCTTTTCTCATTGATCATGTAgagaatttaaaattaaagtaagaaattcataataaaaccttattttttttatttaattcatataactgaaatgtttttttttttttttttctctatgttaaattttaattattcatatactttttatttaaatgatattcCAATTTTTAAGATTGAATGAAAGAAatcaaaaaattaagtttGAAGAagaaagattaaaaaaattagaattagaagaaaaagtggaaaaatttgataaagcatttgaagaaaataaaaaaaaagtaaatgacATATATGTGTAACatagtattatttttattttaaaatattttttataaaagtttaTTATGTAcctattattttctttttacatatatatcaCATATGTtaatattaaacaaaaaaaaaaatatataattacttttaattttttctactATAAAGAATAATGAGATGGATGAAACTataagtaaaattaaaaaggaaaTCAATAAGgtataaatatgaaataataaattaattcattaaataaattcctagtattaattttaattttctcttttttttttttaatttttcagttaaatgaaaaaatagaaaaatacgACAATTACatgaaaaggaaaagaaaagaaatagaCATAGATTTTTCTGACGCACTAGATTGCAAagaaagaattaaaatattggaggaaaagtattaaaaacattttaatttattcatagtaaatataattaatatttatttatttatttgttttaattcAGTATAAAAACTGTAGAAAGGAATATGAAAACTACCCAATTATCaccattaaaaataatagaaaaaacaccatattatataatttttgaatttatggtaattttatttaattatttttttattttttttcaatttttttaataactttttattttatttttttttatttagacACCACGAAATATAATGCAATTCAAagtaaataattatgaatcGGAAAATGTTCAAGTAGAAATAAATCCTTATGAccaaaatattttatcatacataaacgaaaatataaaaaaatgtaaagatATTTCAGAAATaacatatttaataaaagaggtaattttattttaattagtttgtattcttttttacttaaagttttttttaatttttcatcatttcTTATTTTGTAACGATTAATATGTTTTCTTATTATCacttatttaatatttttgttctataattctatttatatttttatttttatatttttttcttcaattttatttataggCCATTTACTTAAATTTTCTAGACATCTGAGTTTACTTTTATtcattgaaatatttttaattagaatagcaaatcattttaattttgtagaaacatttttcttcttatccttttattctttctttatttaataaatatttttattttttgctcCTTTTTACATAAAGATATTCTATttaaatgtaattttttttttcaaaatattttttattttatcattgtttgtagcaaaaaaaaaaaaaaaaaacaataaaacaatatataataaattattaaataatttgaaaaggtaatttttatatatatatatttatttttattttttttttttttttgggataTGCATTGAAGTGCGTTAACAGTTGATCATtttaacattatttttataactatttttttatgttgtgtatttcatttttgatgcttattttttattgtttgaactttttaaaataaaagattaaaaatatagtttGAATAAAACTCTGaacatatattattaaaaagataaatacttcaattataataattcatttGTTGTACATTATTAAAaggaataatatataaaaagttatcttaaattttgttatatatatacagtttttattatttattcttttttttaaatctacAAAGAAATGACTTTATATATCATTagataaatgaaaaaaaatgtcGTTAATTTTTTGCAATttgtaaatttaatatttatatttttttttttttttttttttttttgtatttgatattaataattatataaaaaatagtaagATTTATATACGTCATatgattatttaataattcctagtaaaataaagaaattaatgacaaaatataaaagaaattatataacACAATTTTAAATACTAATTACAAAGtacaatattaataaaaataataatgtaaataatgGTAAGAAAATTTAGTTATTATTGTAACAAAATTgtcttatttatattaaaataaactcAGTATGCTTTTTGAAAAcatttacatatttatataaacttttatattctttttttgttatttttaatttacaagTTCTCAaatttttgtctttttttttttctgaaggtataaaaaatatactaaatTAAATCTATTTCTTTATAGATTTGTAAatttcataataattttctcaataaaaaaaaaattgatgaaATAACAAGGATATATTTTAAGTGAAAAGAAAAGTATGTTTCTCggtaaatttattttacgTAATTTTACACTAAAGTTCTTTATAGAGAAAAAATCATTTAACCAACAATACgcattaaaaacaaaaagaaacttactaataaatcaaataaacgtattaaatataaaagtaatattAAGAATTAAAATTCTAAATAACTAAgattattgtattttttctttttctatataaattagtaaaataatttttttttaattgcaGAAAAACCTCTTACACactagaaaataaataaaaatatatatgataaaaatatattttttgttattactATCCATCATATATAAACAGAATAgcatattaatatatatatatataaaataataaaatactttttaattaggtaataaacttttaaatatagtttaaaaaaaaaaattcatatcttttttaaatattggagaatttttttacttaaaaaaaaaaaaaaaacatgcgataaaatttaaaaaatgatgtaaaaaattagtgtaaaaataaatatgaaatttaaatttattatttaaatttttttttaaataaaataaaaaaataaaaagtgaaTACATATAAGAagattttttaagaaatataaagtgtaattatatatttgtttcaAAGAGTATGatataatttcattaaatacTGATTAATAAGAGTGTTAAATTATTGCATATAattattcaataaaaaaaaaaaaattaatggtAAACAATTTAgtagaaaatattatatttaataacagcatattaaaatataaatatacataatacATTAAAGAATTTACAGAgagaattttaataataaacagagaaaaaaaaaaaaatacttatttttaaagaagaaatatcacgtaataaaataatgacaGAAAATACTTCAATAAGAAGAAGATACGAGAAAAGCTTTACTGATAGACCTGGTTTCACAGAAGATGAAATTGAAGAAATAAGGGAagcttttaatttattagatACAGATGGAACTGGTATATAAgtcatataatatttatgatacaattttttgttattattttacaTTCTCTTTTATAATTACTTGTTTTTCTTTGTTTCATGTTagtttttttcataatttattattatttttatttataactttatattatttaaattatttttttttgtttattttgtttttaatattaaaggTACGATAGATCCcaaagaaataaaatgtgCAATGCAAAGTTTAGGTTTAGATGTAAAAAACCCTATGATATTTAGAATGATAGCGGATTTAGAAAAAGACGGTTATTCAACAATTGATTTTGAAGAATTTATGGAAGTCATAACTTCAAaattagtaatttttttcttttttttttatgttttttttcttttttttattccacattttaaataaaatttattgtaaaatattattttctccttacaaattattttctttattaaaaatatccCTTTTCAAATAAacgttttctttttttttttttatttaaacagGGAAATAAAGACACAAGAGAAGGTATTCaaagaatatttaatttatttgatgATGATAAAACAGGCacaatttcattaaaaaatttaaaaagagtTGCAAAAGAATTAGGAGAAACATTAACTGATGAAGAATTAAGAGACATGATAGATCGTGCTGATTCTAAGGGAGAAGGAGAAATTTCTTTTGAAGATTTTTATACAAtaatgacaaaaaaaaattttctgtaagaaaattatttaaattatttaataggAAAAGgggaagaaaaaattttagttatataaattcttttaaaattttttacattttttttgaatcGATTTATAGCAAATTATTAATTCCAGAtcaattttttgttttattattattatatcagaaaattatataagtTTATTTGATTAAAAGTTAcgattatatataataccaTAGTATTTCTATACaattcattatataaaaattacaatatagaaaaatatttattgtaTCACTATAGGAAATTCTACAAttcaatatattaaatatacatatatataattagttGATTTATATAAACCGCATATTTGTATAAGAGATACcaataataacaatttttttcttttttttagtaatttaTTTTCCCATTTGTATTTATGCCTATATacataaatgtatatatatattttaaagagAAAATACAATAACATAAACGcttttttaagtatttttGCAATGCTAaatcttcatatttttataaaaatatttttcattatatacatattctaaaattttttattttctattttcattataaatgaaatattgattattttttttttttaaataaaatttttttgataatttaaaaacattttatatatattaagaaTTTCGTGAAatattaacataaaaaattgaataaaaaaaactctAATGATGTTATATAAATGCAAACATGtttgtaattatatatatatatataatgaattataaaaaaaaataaagattttaagaattataaaatatatttttaacttaAGTATGCACATCTAATTAAACTTAATTTATTGAATGCTGATTAGTAAAtttatgttttatata harbors:
- the CEN2 gene encoding centrin-2, putative, which translates into the protein MTENTSIRRRYEKSFTDRPGFTEDEIEEIREAFNLLDTDGTGTIDPKEIKCAMQSLGLDVKNPMIFRMIADLEKDGYSTIDFEEFMEVITSKLGNKDTREGIQRIFNLFDDDKTGTISLKNLKRVAKELGETLTDEELRDMIDRADSKGEGEISFEDFYTIMTKKNFL